A genome region from Methanophagales archaeon includes the following:
- a CDS encoding NAD(P)H-hydrate dehydratase, producing the protein MAMDTDANTDTITSAEMAALDANCEFFGLTPLQLMENAGASIASELKKRFAEDTEVVIIAGKGNNGGDAFVAARHLRNANVRVILVGRSKDLRTEASSRNWRILSECGYLLDEITDSSTLKMLKETLNPDVIIDALLGTGVRGKIREPESTAIELINESGAFVLAVDVPSGLNPDTGEYDKAVRADLTVTFHRAKPGLLKKESKSYVGELVVADIGIPPGMERLAGPGDVRLVLRRREKSSHKGDNGRVLIVGGGPFAGAPALSALASLRTGADWVTVAAPRNVASIIASISPNLIVQPLSGSILTEDDVSLVSSLMQMHDVLVIGMGLGAAEETKRAVKLIIEDEAMKKVVVDADGLYGLDLPLKVSKSKFKSKQVIITPHAGEFGKMNAQKPPPDGEERLGFIQEFSLRNRVVTLLKAAHDVISDGKRIKVNITGNAGMTVGGTGDVLSGIIGALFATSEDAFEVATAAAFISGSAGDAAFQDKGLSLLATDVVEAIPGILRAIEIELKSLKRV; encoded by the coding sequence ATGGCGATGGATACTGATGCTAATACAGATACTATAACATCAGCGGAGATGGCTGCTCTGGATGCGAACTGTGAATTCTTCGGGCTCACTCCATTGCAGCTCATGGAGAACGCAGGTGCGAGTATTGCGAGCGAATTGAAGAAGCGATTCGCTGAGGATACAGAGGTGGTGATAATAGCAGGTAAGGGCAATAATGGCGGCGATGCTTTTGTTGCTGCACGGCATCTTCGCAACGCCAATGTGAGGGTGATACTCGTGGGGCGTTCAAAGGACCTGAGAACAGAAGCGAGCAGTAGGAACTGGCGAATTTTAAGCGAATGTGGCTACCTTCTGGATGAGATAACCGATTCTTCAACTCTGAAAATGCTGAAAGAAACGCTTAACCCTGATGTAATAATAGATGCACTGCTCGGTACGGGAGTGAGAGGTAAGATAAGGGAGCCTGAATCAACTGCTATTGAGCTCATAAATGAATCAGGAGCTTTTGTACTCGCAGTTGACGTGCCTTCTGGTTTGAATCCCGATACTGGGGAATACGATAAGGCTGTTCGTGCTGACCTCACCGTGACATTCCATCGTGCCAAGCCTGGCTTGTTGAAGAAAGAAAGCAAGAGTTATGTCGGCGAACTTGTGGTTGCTGATATAGGGATACCGCCCGGGATGGAACGACTTGCAGGACCCGGAGATGTGAGACTGGTATTGCGGCGAAGAGAAAAAAGCAGTCATAAGGGCGATAATGGTCGGGTATTGATAGTAGGGGGTGGTCCCTTCGCTGGTGCACCCGCTTTGAGTGCTCTCGCATCACTCCGCACCGGCGCCGACTGGGTAACGGTAGCAGCACCCAGGAATGTAGCATCAATCATCGCTTCTATATCGCCCAACCTCATTGTCCAGCCTCTATCCGGTTCTATACTGACTGAAGATGACGTATCACTGGTATCAAGCTTGATGCAGATGCATGATGTGCTGGTCATAGGCATGGGTCTGGGTGCAGCGGAAGAGACGAAGCGAGCAGTAAAGTTAATAATAGAAGACGAAGCAATGAAGAAGGTGGTGGTGGATGCCGATGGACTATACGGGTTAGACCTGCCACTGAAGGTGTCAAAATCAAAATTTAAATCAAAACAGGTGATCATAACACCCCATGCTGGTGAGTTCGGCAAGATGAACGCTCAGAAGCCGCCACCGGATGGTGAAGAGCGACTGGGGTTTATACAGGAGTTCTCACTTCGCAACCGTGTTGTCACGCTCTTAAAAGCCGCTCATGATGTTATATCTGACGGTAAGAGAATAAAGGTGAACATCACTGGCAATGCGGGAATGACAGTTGGAGGTACCGGAGACGTCCTGAGTGGCATAATCGGTGCTCTATTTGCAACCTCCGAAGACGCATTTGAAGTGGCAACGGCAGCTGCTTTTATTTCTGGTTCCGCCGGCGATGCGGCATTTCAGGATAAGGGACTGAGCCTGCTTGCAACAGATGTTGTAGAAGCAATACCAGGGATATTAAGAGCGATTGAGATTGAGCTCAAATCCCTGAAACGAGTGTAG